A genomic region of Macaca mulatta isolate MMU2019108-1 chromosome 5, T2T-MMU8v2.0, whole genome shotgun sequence contains the following coding sequences:
- the PABPC4L gene encoding polyadenylate-binding protein 4-like: MSVAAKYRMASLYVGDLHADVTEDLLFRKFSAAGPVLSIRICRDQVTRRSLGYAYVNFLQLTDAQKALDTMNFDIIKGKSIRLMWSQRDAYLRRSGIGNVFIKNLDKSIDNKTLYEHFSGFGKILSSKVMSDDQGSKGYAFVHFQNQSAADRAIEEMNGKLLKSCKVFVGRFKNRKDREAELRSKASEFTNIYIKNFGGDMDDERLKDVFSKYGKTLSVKVMTDSSGKSKGFGFVSFDSHEAAKKAVEEMNGRDINGQLIFVGRAQKKVERQAELKQMFEQLKRERIRGYQGVKLYVKNLDDTIDDEKLRNEFSSFGSIIRVKVMQQEGQSKGFGFICFSSLEDATKAMIEMNGCFLGSKPISIALAQSY; the protein is encoded by the coding sequence ATGAGTGTAGCAGCCAAGTACCGCATGGCCTCCCTGTATGTGGGTGACTTGCATGCAGATGTCACCGAGGACCTGCTGTTCAGGAAGTTCAGCGCCGCGGGGCCCGTGCTGTCCATCCGCATCTGCAGGGACCAGGTCACCCGCCGCTCTCTGGGCTATGCCTACGTGAACTTCTTGCAGCTGACTGATGCCCAGAAGGCGCTGGACACAATGAACTTTGACATCATAAAAGGCAAATCCATCCGTCTCATGTGGTCTCAGCGTGATGCCTACTTGAGGAGATCTGGAATTGGGAACGTGTTCATCAAGAATCTGGACAAATCTATCGATAACAAAACCCTTTATGAACATTTTTCAGGTTTTGGAAAGATTCTTTCCTCCAAGGTGATGAGTGATGATCAAGGTTCCAAGGGCTATGCATTTGTGCACTTTCAGAACCAGAGTGCTGCAGACAGGGCCATTGAGGAGATGAATGGAAAACTACTCAAGAGCTGCAAGGTATTTGTTGGCAGATTCAAAAACCGAAAAGATCGTGAAGCTGAACTCAGAAGCAAAGCCAGCGAATTCACCAATATTTACATCAAAAACTTTGGAGGCGACATGGATGATGAGAGATTGAAGGACGTTTTCagcaaatatggcaaaactctgAGTGTTAAGGTGATGACAGATTCCAGTGGGAAATCCAAAGGCTTTGGCTTTGTGAGTTTCGATAGCCATGAGGCTGCCAAGAAAGCTGTTGAAGAAATGAATGGAAGGGACATAAATGGGCAGCTGAtttttgtaggccgggcgcaaAAGAAAGTAGAGCGACAGGCTGAGTTAAAGCAAATGTTTGAGCAGCTGAAAAGGGAACGAATTCGTGGGTACCAGGGAGTAAAGCTCTATGTTAAGAACCTTGATGACACCATTGATGATGAAAAACTACGAAACGAATTTTCTTCATTTGGATCAATTATTAGAGTTAAGGTAATGCAGCAAGAGGGCCAGAGCAAAGGGTTTGGCTTCATCTGCTTCTCCTCTCTAGAGGATGCTACTAAAGCAATGATAGAGATGAATGGCTGCTTCTTGGGCTCCAAACCTATTAGCATTGCCTTGGCCCAGAGTTATTAG